From the genome of Nasonia vitripennis strain AsymCx chromosome 1, Nvit_psr_1.1, whole genome shotgun sequence, one region includes:
- the LOC100123753 gene encoding protein tincar isoform X3: MSISGSLMGYENNNEVVSLQLGNGSSGGKACKKPVIKALPVVTSVNAQGVTSTGPGGISNLTGNGKHHLPNGRFSSSSRRGRRRESCARGHLNSLWSVWYGIIAVGFQAYIAFRCTRRFIAYLSLPWPADAPPPKIELHACLALAGTGVLLLPILLAAACLKLGNLANDGIKLGRQLSTCSRDPPTSSLLNAANPDTGVANNLWRHGGPTAAFVHLCTAMCFLLPSLLMEARLIHAGFLPKDAVWRTDLDWIVDHRNPFANIPENVSLSLSSGQTPGGGYYTSAQPYSEIDLDEILNSTSSFEEITSSALPQPTKLSTLLRLTPSTSAYSTEAATSDGTASTVSTSKKPTSKMNARNVQQRLRPKMKKNSAIARQQQRHQQQQSGQGPTAAGLTSAGNMSAYSLPLTFDSLADLDRPESLNLEIDETSEVYGPITLEYLNYAIALGVYSVRYPAVFWATNKALGTIFSIQLVANAAQSLLAYAGMSILYKIQVVGPMKVLPLLRHRTVPTTTSTLSGIGALSSFFGSDRFFLLNPHVTLGIFALSSLLVLCSSMVMYLYAYGRFAGFLNQERERRVIMSKEGRRRSEDMGWTYMTQPAALCLFLAIGICSAPLLYDYTVVYRGSLDGVVFVCIVGSIMHLGLWLVIWLFLSLKRRWTFKLRVTIGRATVRSARSVKLVTDVDLVNRKDEEDGSGAPLLVVGNGRTYTVAETSPKKAIMSVIQKAAMERKARSQAGNLDSMDPESAADGDEQIYWLRPKLRPSPVQAGDGSSGGNGQSNEKGWLNKKLKQKVTFNDLPSTSGSRHKGKARRGDGVPEDDGDYATLRELPLVTAHDLGDDTTSEENKLLECVNDDQVTYYASGNRDLQPSEGEPSPMLSPSALPGPPTLDVGLPLPLPPPTPTNAAVQESVALGHVAAVMPQQPRCLRRADSGMPHEELTPRSDSSHSPPLNGHCSASNNSTSSNSETSSSGVHSNASNASNASSHRRANSVEDLTNEPREEPNWRSCSLQRGTQPPSQMMAQTAAVQPQQQVPRTTLYNGELAAAAVILENPNEATVVIRRKNSRPKLQEPPALSEEPFGRSTNMRMTSFTENNELRSIQASSATLPHYPTQPVVTYPHCSTMPLPHASSHAASNSLAGSSGSCGSVQPRHPGGPLSDRSYPSSSSSSLETYVLYERAGNQVVLPGQQQQPSVPSHTTLPSHHNGVRLMLHAGPNPFVKRFPPATAVQPWGAVLPSASGAAAIGHHHHLHHTFPQAPAPSMNGKLAAPTAHQPRHSDRDSANFSMASSGDSDTCLPH; this comes from the exons ATGTCGATAAGCGGAAGCCTGATGGGTTACGAGAACAACAACGAGGTGGTGAGTCTGCAGCTGGGCAACGGCAGCAGCGGAGGCAAGGCCTGCAAGAAGCCGGTGATAAAGGCCTTGCCGGTGGTGACGAGCGTGAACGCGCAGGGCGTCACCTCGACGGGGCCCGGCGGCATCAGCAACCTCACCGGCAACGGCAAGCACCATCTGCCCAACGGAAGGTTCTCCTCGAGCAGTAGACGTGGCAGACgacgagagagctgcgcgcggggaCACCTCAACAGCCTCTGGTCCGTCTGGTACGGCATCATCGCCGTCGGCTTCCAGGCTTACATCGCGTTCAGGTGCACCAGGAGGTTCATCG CGTACCTGTCTCTGCCGTGGCCGGCGGACGCGCCACCGCCGAAGATCGAGTTGCACGCGTGTCTGGCTCTGGCGGGCACGGGTGTCCTGCTGCTGCCAATCCTTTTAGCGGCGGCTTGCCTCAAGCTCGGCAATCTCGCCAACGACGGCATCAAGCTCGGCCGGCAGCTCAGCACCTGCAGCCGCGATCCGCCCACCTCCTCGCTTCTCAACGCCGCCAACCCCGATACCG GGGTGGCCAACAATCTCTGGAGACACGGCGGCCCGACCGCGGCTTTCGTCCACCTATGCACGGCCATGTGCTTCCTGCTGCCGTCCCTGCTCATGGAGGCTCGTCTCATCCACGCTGGATTCCTGCCAAAAG ACGCTGTTTGGCGAACGGATCTCGACTGGATAGTGGACCACCGGAACCCTTTCGCGAACATCCCGGAGAACGTGAGTCTGAGTCTGTCCTCTGGTCAGACGCCGGGAGGCGGTTACTACACCAGCGCTCAGCCCTACTCCGAAATCGATCTCGACGAGATCCTCAACAGCACGAGTAGCTTCGAAGAGATCACCTCCTCGGCGTTGCCCCAGCCGACGAAACTATCGACGCTCCTACGGCTGACGCCGTCCACGAGTGCTTACTCCACCGAAGCTGCCACCTCCGACGGTACAGCCTCGACCGTGTCGACGAGCAAGAAGCCGACCTCGAAGATGAACGCGAGGAACGTCCAGCAGAGGCTGCGGccgaaaatgaagaaaaactCGGCCATAGCCAGGCAGCAGCAGAGACACCAACAACAGCAGAGCGGACAGGGACCCACGGCTGCAGGACTGACTAGCGCGGGAAATATGAGCGCTTACAGTCTGCCGCTCACTTTCGACAGTCTGGCGGATTTGGATCGGCCGGAGAGCCTGAATTTGGAGATCGACGAGACGA GCGAGGTTTACGGGCCGATCACGCTTGAGTATCTCAACTACGCTATAGCCTTAGGCGTTTACTCCGTGAGATATCCTGCGGTATTTTGGGCTACCAACAAGGCGCTTGGGACGATTTTCAGCATCCAACTTGTAGCTAATGCCGCCCAGAGTCTTCTCGCTTATGCCGGCATGTCTATACTTTACAAA ATCCAGGTAGTAGGCCCCATGAAGGTTCTACCTCTTCTGCGTCACCGCACGGTCCCCACGACCACGAGCACCCTGAGCGGTATAGGCGCGCTGTCCAGCTTCTTCGGCAGCGATCGGTTCTTCCTTTTGAATCCGCACGTGACCCTCGGAATTTTCGCGCTCTCGTCGCTTTTGGTGCTCTGCTCCAGTATGGTGATGTACCTATACGCGTACGGTAGATTCGCGGGCTTCCTGAATCAGGAGCGCGAGCGCCGAGTCATCATGTCGAAGGAGGGTCGTCGACGTTCCGAGGACATGGGCTGGACCTATATGACCCAACCGGCCGCGCTCTGTCTCTTCCTTGCCATCGGCATCTGCAGCGCGCCGCTTCTCTACGACTACACAGTGGTCTACCGAGGAAGTCTGGATGGTGTCGTGTTTGTCTGCATCGTCGGTTCGATAATGCATCTTGGGCTTTGGCTTGTAATTTGGCTGTTCCTGAGTCTCAAGCGTAGGTGGACGTTCAAGCTTCGAGTTACGATTGGCAGAGCCACCGTCCGATCCGCGAGATCCGTCAAGCTAGTCACGGATGTTGATCTCGTCAACAGGAAGGACGAGGAGGACGGCAGCGGAGCTCCACTGTTAGTTGTCGGTAACGGCAGGACCTACACCGTTGCTGAAACGAGTCCTAAGAAAGCCATTATGAGTGTCATTCAGAAAGCGGCTATGGAGCGCAAGGCTCGATCTCAAG CTGGCAATTTGGACTCGATGGACCCAGAGTCGGCGGCCGACGGCGACGAGCAGATCTACTGGTTGAGGCCGAAACTGAGACCGTCGCCCGTGCAAGCGGGCGACGGCTCGAGCGGTGGTAACGGACAATCCAATGAAAAGGGCTGGCTTAATAAGAAGCTCAAGCAGAAAGTGACCTTCAACGACCTGCCTAGTACGTCAGGCTCGCG TCATAAAGGAAAGGCCAGACGAGGCGATGGTGTTCCCGAGGACGACGGGGACTACGCAACGCTACGCGAACTTCCGCTAGTGACTGCCCATGATCTTGGCGATGACACGACTTCCGAAGAAAACAAG CTTCTGGAGTGTGTGAACGACGACCAGGTGACGTACTACGCCAGTGGCAACCGCGATCTGCAGCCCTCGGAAGGTGAACCCTCGCCAATGCTCAGCCCATCAGCTCTTCCTGGACCACCGACTTTGGACGTCGGACTACCGCTGCCTCTGCCGCCACCCACGCCGACGAACGCCGCTGTCCAGGAGTCCGTCGCGCTCGGCCACGTTGCTGCAGTCATGCCGCAG CAACCCCGCTGCCTGCGCAGAGCGGACTCCGGTATGCCGCACGAGGAGCTGACCCCGCGCTCGGACTCTTCTCACTCACCGCCTCTCAACGGTCACTGCAGCGCCAGCAACAACAGcaccagcagcaacagcgagACATCCTCTAGCGGTGTCCACAGTAACGCCAGCAACGCGAGCAACGCCAGCTCCCATCGTCGAGCCAACAGCGTCGAGGACCTGACGAACGAGCCGCGCGAGGAGCCCAACTGGCGAAGCTGCTCCCTTCAACGGGGCACCCAACCCCCCAGTCAGATGATGGCTCAGACCGCGGCGGtccagccgcagcagcaggtGCCGCGCACGACCCTCTACAACGGTGAGCTCGCCGCTGCGGCCGTCATTCTCGAGAACCCCAACGAGGCCACCGTCGTCATCCGGCGCAAGAACTCGCGGCCCAAGCTCCAGGAACCCCCCGCCCTCAGCGAGGAGCCCTTCGGACGGTCGACGAACATGCGCATGACCTCGTTCACCGAGAACAACGAGCTCCGCTCCATCCAGGCGTCCTCGGCTACGCTGCCGCACTACCCGACCCAGCCGGTGGTCACCTATCCCCACTGCTCGACGATGCCCCTGCCCCACGCGTCTAGCCACGCCGCCTCGAACAGCCTGGCTGGCTCCAGTGGCAGCTGCGGCTCCGTACAGCCCCGGCATCCAGGTGGGCCGCTAAGCGATCGCAGCTACccctcgtcctcctcctcgtccctGGAAACTTACGTGTTGTATGAACGCGCAGGTAACCAAGTGGTGCTACCgggtcagcagcagcagccgtcggTGCCGAGCCACACGACCCTGCCGTCCCATCACAACGGGGTCAGGCTGATGCTGCACGCCGGGCCCAACCCCTTCGTCAAGCGCTTCCCCCCGGCCACGGCCGTCCAGCCATGGGGTGCCGTTCTGCCCAGCGCGAGTGGAGCTGCGGCCATCgggcatcatcatcatctgcACCACACCTTCCCCCAGGCGCCGGCGCCGTCCATGAACGGCAAACTCGCCGCCCCCACGGCTCATCAGCCGAGACACTCCGATAGGGATTCGGCTAACTTCTCCATGGCCAGCAGTGGGGACAGCGACACCTGTCTGCCCCATTGA
- the LOC100123753 gene encoding protein tincar isoform X1, translated as MSISGSLMGYENNNEVVSLQLGNGSSGGKACKKPVIKALPVVTSVNAQGVTSTGPGGISNLTGNGKHHLPNGRFSSSSRRGRRRESCARGHLNSLWSVWYGIIAVGFQAYIAFRCTRRFIAYLSLPWPADAPPPKIELHACLALAGTGVLLLPILLAAACLKLGNLANDGIKLGRQLSTCSRDPPTSSLLNAANPDTGVANNLWRHGGPTAAFVHLCTAMCFLLPSLLMEARLIHAGFLPKDAVWRTDLDWIVDHRNPFANIPENVSLSLSSGQTPGGGYYTSAQPYSEIDLDEILNSTSSFEEITSSALPQPTKLSTLLRLTPSTSAYSTEAATSDGTASTVSTSKKPTSKMNARNVQQRLRPKMKKNSAIARQQQRHQQQQSGQGPTAAGLTSAGNMSAYSLPLTFDSLADLDRPESLNLEIDETSEVYGPITLEYLNYAIALGVYSVRYPAVFWATNKALGTIFSIQLVANAAQSLLAYAGMSILYKIQVVGPMKVLPLLRHRTVPTTTSTLSGIGALSSFFGSDRFFLLNPHVTLGIFALSSLLVLCSSMVMYLYAYGRFAGFLNQERERRVIMSKEGRRRSEDMGWTYMTQPAALCLFLAIGICSAPLLYDYTVVYRGSLDGVVFVCIVGSIMHLGLWLVIWLFLSLKRRWTFKLRVTIGRATVRSARSVKLVTDVDLVNRKDEEDGSGAPLLVVGNGRTYTVAETSPKKAIMSVIQKAAMERKARSQAGNLDSMDPESAADGDEQIYWLRPKLRPSPVQAGDGSSGGNGQSNEKGWLNKKLKQKVTFNDLPSTSGSRHKGKARRGDGVPEDDGDYATLRELPLVTAHDLGDDTTSEENKQWGRWLSPRRADIPKFTDLLECVNDDQVTYYASGNRDLQPSEGEPSPMLSPSALPGPPTLDVGLPLPLPPPTPTNAAVQESVALGHVAAVMPQQPRCLRRADSGMPHEELTPRSDSSHSPPLNGHCSASNNSTSSNSETSSSGVHSNASNASNASSHRRANSVEDLTNEPREEPNWRSCSLQRGTQPPSQMMAQTAAVQPQQQVPRTTLYNGELAAAAVILENPNEATVVIRRKNSRPKLQEPPALSEEPFGRSTNMRMTSFTENNELRSIQASSATLPHYPTQPVVTYPHCSTMPLPHASSHAASNSLAGSSGSCGSVQPRHPGGPLSDRSYPSSSSSSLETYVLYERAGNQVVLPGQQQQPSVPSHTTLPSHHNGVRLMLHAGPNPFVKRFPPATAVQPWGAVLPSASGAAAIGHHHHLHHTFPQAPAPSMNGKLAAPTAHQPRHSDRDSANFSMASSGDSDTCLPH; from the exons ATGTCGATAAGCGGAAGCCTGATGGGTTACGAGAACAACAACGAGGTGGTGAGTCTGCAGCTGGGCAACGGCAGCAGCGGAGGCAAGGCCTGCAAGAAGCCGGTGATAAAGGCCTTGCCGGTGGTGACGAGCGTGAACGCGCAGGGCGTCACCTCGACGGGGCCCGGCGGCATCAGCAACCTCACCGGCAACGGCAAGCACCATCTGCCCAACGGAAGGTTCTCCTCGAGCAGTAGACGTGGCAGACgacgagagagctgcgcgcggggaCACCTCAACAGCCTCTGGTCCGTCTGGTACGGCATCATCGCCGTCGGCTTCCAGGCTTACATCGCGTTCAGGTGCACCAGGAGGTTCATCG CGTACCTGTCTCTGCCGTGGCCGGCGGACGCGCCACCGCCGAAGATCGAGTTGCACGCGTGTCTGGCTCTGGCGGGCACGGGTGTCCTGCTGCTGCCAATCCTTTTAGCGGCGGCTTGCCTCAAGCTCGGCAATCTCGCCAACGACGGCATCAAGCTCGGCCGGCAGCTCAGCACCTGCAGCCGCGATCCGCCCACCTCCTCGCTTCTCAACGCCGCCAACCCCGATACCG GGGTGGCCAACAATCTCTGGAGACACGGCGGCCCGACCGCGGCTTTCGTCCACCTATGCACGGCCATGTGCTTCCTGCTGCCGTCCCTGCTCATGGAGGCTCGTCTCATCCACGCTGGATTCCTGCCAAAAG ACGCTGTTTGGCGAACGGATCTCGACTGGATAGTGGACCACCGGAACCCTTTCGCGAACATCCCGGAGAACGTGAGTCTGAGTCTGTCCTCTGGTCAGACGCCGGGAGGCGGTTACTACACCAGCGCTCAGCCCTACTCCGAAATCGATCTCGACGAGATCCTCAACAGCACGAGTAGCTTCGAAGAGATCACCTCCTCGGCGTTGCCCCAGCCGACGAAACTATCGACGCTCCTACGGCTGACGCCGTCCACGAGTGCTTACTCCACCGAAGCTGCCACCTCCGACGGTACAGCCTCGACCGTGTCGACGAGCAAGAAGCCGACCTCGAAGATGAACGCGAGGAACGTCCAGCAGAGGCTGCGGccgaaaatgaagaaaaactCGGCCATAGCCAGGCAGCAGCAGAGACACCAACAACAGCAGAGCGGACAGGGACCCACGGCTGCAGGACTGACTAGCGCGGGAAATATGAGCGCTTACAGTCTGCCGCTCACTTTCGACAGTCTGGCGGATTTGGATCGGCCGGAGAGCCTGAATTTGGAGATCGACGAGACGA GCGAGGTTTACGGGCCGATCACGCTTGAGTATCTCAACTACGCTATAGCCTTAGGCGTTTACTCCGTGAGATATCCTGCGGTATTTTGGGCTACCAACAAGGCGCTTGGGACGATTTTCAGCATCCAACTTGTAGCTAATGCCGCCCAGAGTCTTCTCGCTTATGCCGGCATGTCTATACTTTACAAA ATCCAGGTAGTAGGCCCCATGAAGGTTCTACCTCTTCTGCGTCACCGCACGGTCCCCACGACCACGAGCACCCTGAGCGGTATAGGCGCGCTGTCCAGCTTCTTCGGCAGCGATCGGTTCTTCCTTTTGAATCCGCACGTGACCCTCGGAATTTTCGCGCTCTCGTCGCTTTTGGTGCTCTGCTCCAGTATGGTGATGTACCTATACGCGTACGGTAGATTCGCGGGCTTCCTGAATCAGGAGCGCGAGCGCCGAGTCATCATGTCGAAGGAGGGTCGTCGACGTTCCGAGGACATGGGCTGGACCTATATGACCCAACCGGCCGCGCTCTGTCTCTTCCTTGCCATCGGCATCTGCAGCGCGCCGCTTCTCTACGACTACACAGTGGTCTACCGAGGAAGTCTGGATGGTGTCGTGTTTGTCTGCATCGTCGGTTCGATAATGCATCTTGGGCTTTGGCTTGTAATTTGGCTGTTCCTGAGTCTCAAGCGTAGGTGGACGTTCAAGCTTCGAGTTACGATTGGCAGAGCCACCGTCCGATCCGCGAGATCCGTCAAGCTAGTCACGGATGTTGATCTCGTCAACAGGAAGGACGAGGAGGACGGCAGCGGAGCTCCACTGTTAGTTGTCGGTAACGGCAGGACCTACACCGTTGCTGAAACGAGTCCTAAGAAAGCCATTATGAGTGTCATTCAGAAAGCGGCTATGGAGCGCAAGGCTCGATCTCAAG CTGGCAATTTGGACTCGATGGACCCAGAGTCGGCGGCCGACGGCGACGAGCAGATCTACTGGTTGAGGCCGAAACTGAGACCGTCGCCCGTGCAAGCGGGCGACGGCTCGAGCGGTGGTAACGGACAATCCAATGAAAAGGGCTGGCTTAATAAGAAGCTCAAGCAGAAAGTGACCTTCAACGACCTGCCTAGTACGTCAGGCTCGCG TCATAAAGGAAAGGCCAGACGAGGCGATGGTGTTCCCGAGGACGACGGGGACTACGCAACGCTACGCGAACTTCCGCTAGTGACTGCCCATGATCTTGGCGATGACACGACTTCCGAAGAAAACAAG CAGTGGGGGAGATGGCTGTCGCCTCGTAGGGCCGACATTCCGAAATTCACGGAT CTTCTGGAGTGTGTGAACGACGACCAGGTGACGTACTACGCCAGTGGCAACCGCGATCTGCAGCCCTCGGAAGGTGAACCCTCGCCAATGCTCAGCCCATCAGCTCTTCCTGGACCACCGACTTTGGACGTCGGACTACCGCTGCCTCTGCCGCCACCCACGCCGACGAACGCCGCTGTCCAGGAGTCCGTCGCGCTCGGCCACGTTGCTGCAGTCATGCCGCAG CAACCCCGCTGCCTGCGCAGAGCGGACTCCGGTATGCCGCACGAGGAGCTGACCCCGCGCTCGGACTCTTCTCACTCACCGCCTCTCAACGGTCACTGCAGCGCCAGCAACAACAGcaccagcagcaacagcgagACATCCTCTAGCGGTGTCCACAGTAACGCCAGCAACGCGAGCAACGCCAGCTCCCATCGTCGAGCCAACAGCGTCGAGGACCTGACGAACGAGCCGCGCGAGGAGCCCAACTGGCGAAGCTGCTCCCTTCAACGGGGCACCCAACCCCCCAGTCAGATGATGGCTCAGACCGCGGCGGtccagccgcagcagcaggtGCCGCGCACGACCCTCTACAACGGTGAGCTCGCCGCTGCGGCCGTCATTCTCGAGAACCCCAACGAGGCCACCGTCGTCATCCGGCGCAAGAACTCGCGGCCCAAGCTCCAGGAACCCCCCGCCCTCAGCGAGGAGCCCTTCGGACGGTCGACGAACATGCGCATGACCTCGTTCACCGAGAACAACGAGCTCCGCTCCATCCAGGCGTCCTCGGCTACGCTGCCGCACTACCCGACCCAGCCGGTGGTCACCTATCCCCACTGCTCGACGATGCCCCTGCCCCACGCGTCTAGCCACGCCGCCTCGAACAGCCTGGCTGGCTCCAGTGGCAGCTGCGGCTCCGTACAGCCCCGGCATCCAGGTGGGCCGCTAAGCGATCGCAGCTACccctcgtcctcctcctcgtccctGGAAACTTACGTGTTGTATGAACGCGCAGGTAACCAAGTGGTGCTACCgggtcagcagcagcagccgtcggTGCCGAGCCACACGACCCTGCCGTCCCATCACAACGGGGTCAGGCTGATGCTGCACGCCGGGCCCAACCCCTTCGTCAAGCGCTTCCCCCCGGCCACGGCCGTCCAGCCATGGGGTGCCGTTCTGCCCAGCGCGAGTGGAGCTGCGGCCATCgggcatcatcatcatctgcACCACACCTTCCCCCAGGCGCCGGCGCCGTCCATGAACGGCAAACTCGCCGCCCCCACGGCTCATCAGCCGAGACACTCCGATAGGGATTCGGCTAACTTCTCCATGGCCAGCAGTGGGGACAGCGACACCTGTCTGCCCCATTGA